One genomic region from Papaver somniferum cultivar HN1 unplaced genomic scaffold, ASM357369v1 unplaced-scaffold_151, whole genome shotgun sequence encodes:
- the LOC113336238 gene encoding NAC domain-containing protein 92-like, whose amino-acid sequence MSSGVEDEVHLNMMLPPGFRFKPTDEEVLLDYLKPMVMNQKLPPNMINSVDLYKYNPITLTETFQKREDDDEWYFFTTTTRTSQTTGRTSRTTPDGYWLASQGDKEITLTRGRAAPVDNHENPKKRKTTADDDIIGYQKTLVYYFNKKNNPDSRRTSSKKDAGVKTDWIMYEYNLNHGSCSTTGPDRWWKISR is encoded by the exons ATGAGTAGCGGCGTTGAAGATGAAGTTCATCTGAATATGATGCTACCACCAGGTTTTAGGTTTAAGCCAACAGATGAAGAAGTATTGTTGGATTATTTGAAGCCCATGGTGATGAACCAGAAGTTGCCACCAAATATGATCAACTCTGTTGATCTTTATAAATACAATCCGATTACTCTGACGG AAACATTTCAAAAGCGAGAGGATGATGATGAATGGTacttttttaccacaactactCGAACATCTCAAACCACCGGAAGAACTAGCCGGACAACCCCAGACGGATATTGGTTAGCCAGTCAAGGTGACAAAGAAATCACTCTTACACGTGGAAGAGCAGCGCCAGTTGATAAtcatgaaaaccctaaaaaaaggaAGACAACGGCAGATGATGATATTATCGGATACCAAAAAACGTTGGTTTACTACTTCAACAAAAAGAATAATCCAGATAGCAGAAGAACAAGTAGTAAGAAAGATGCTGGTGTCAAAACAGACTGGATAATGTATGAGTAC AACCTAAACCATGGGAGCTGCAGTACTACAGGACCAGATAGATGGTGGAAGATATCTAGATGA